The Sorangiineae bacterium MSr11954 DNA segment GGCGTGCACGTGGCTGTCGTCGCCCTGCAGCGGCGCATCGCCTCCGGGGTGGCAATTCTGGCACCGCGGGTGCTGGAGCACACCGCGCACCGTCTCGAACGCGGCGAGTCCCGCCGTGCGATCCGCTTCCGGCGTGGCCGTCGGGCGGGTCGCCTCCGGACGACCGTTGCCGCACGCCGCGAGACCCGCAAGAGCGGAAAGGCCCGAAAGACCGGCGAGGGCGAGAACTAGAGAAGCTCGTTTCATGGCTTTGGCATTTCCGATGCAAGACTTTCCGATGCGAGGCGAAGGGGGAGCTTTCGCAGCCGCTGCTTGGTCAACGCAAACACCGCATTGGCCACGGCGGGCGCGATGGGCGCGGTCGCCGGCTCACCGATGCCCCCCATCGCGCGTCCGCGCGCATCGCTCGGGACGACGTGGACGGACACCTTCGGCATTTCGAACATCCGCAGCGGCGGATAATCGTGAAAGTTGCTCTCCTGCACGCGGCCCTCGACGAGGGTGAGCTCACCGTGGAGCGCGGCCGTCAACCCGAACGCGATGCTCCCCTGAACCTGCGCCTCCACCGCGAGCGGGTTGATCACGGTGCCGCAGTCCACCGCGCACGTCACCTGGTGCACCTGAATGCGATGGTCGGCGATCGAGATCTCCACCACCTGGGCGATGATGCTCCCGAACGACTCGTGCACCGCGAGGCCCCGCGCGCGCCCCGCGGGCAACGCGGTCCCCCACCCGGCTTTGTCGGCCGCGAGCTGGAGCACGGCCGCGAACCGCGGCTTGGGGCGCAAGAGCGCCAGGCGGTACGCCAGCGGATCTTGCCCGGCCGCGTGGGCGAGCTCGTCCACCAAGCTCTCGAGGGCAAACGCGGTGTGCGTGGCGCCGACCGAGCGCCACCAAAGCACGGGTACAGACGTCTTGGGCGAGTGGAGCGAGACGCGCTTGGCGCGCAATCCTTCGAGGTACGGCGACGCGTCGACCCCCTCGAAGGAGGTGTGATCGAGCCCATTTTTCGGCTCGAGCATGGTGCCGGCCAGGATGGATTGCCCGACGATCACATGATCCCAAGCGACGGGCATTCCCTTGGCATCCAAGCCGACCTGCACGCGGTGCACATACGCGGGGCGATAGTATCCGCCGCGGATATCGTCCTCGCGGGTCCACACGACCTTGACCGGAACGCCCGCCGCTTTGGCCACGTGAACGGCCTCCGAGACGAAGTCGGACGTGGGCACCCCGCGACGTCCAAAACCGCCGCCGAGAAAGGGCGTATGGATTTGAACCTTGTCGGGCGCGATCCCGAGGATGCGCGCGGCGGCGTTCTGATCCAGGGTCTGGCCCTGGGTCCCCGTCCAGATCTCGCAGCGGTCGCCGTCGATCTTCACCGTGCAGTTGAGGGGCTCCATGGGCGCGTGGGCGAGGTACGGAAACTCGTAATACACCTCGTGCCGCGAGGTCGCGCCGGCGAGCGCCGCGTCGACCTTGCCGGCTTCGACCACGATGGCGCCCGGTTTGCGGGCCTGCGCGCGGTAATCGGCGAGCAAGGCGCGCGAGGTGACACCGCCGCCCTCCGGTTTGCCCCATTCGCACACCAACGCATCGCGCCCGGTCTTGGCGGCCCAGAAATGCTTCGCCACGACGGCCACCCCATTGGGGATGCGCACCACCTTTTCGACCCCCGGCACCCGAAGCGCAGCCGCGCCATCGAAGGAGACCAGCTTGGCGCCGAACGCCGGCGGGCGCGCCACCACGGCCGTACGCAAGCCGGCAAATGCGATATCCATTCCGAATACCGCCTTGCCCGTGATCTTCTCCGGGGTGTCGAGCCGGCGCACGGGGGTCCCGAGGAGCTTCCAGTCCTTCGGATCCTTGAGCTTCACCGAGGCGGGCGGCGAAAGGCGCATGGCCTCCTCGGCGAGCTGGCCAAAGGTGAACGAATGCGCACCATGCGTGATCACGCCGTTTGCGACCTTGCAGCTCGCAGGCGCAACCTTCCAGCGCGCGGCGGCGGCGCGCACCAGCATGTCCTTGGCGATGGCCCCCACCGTGCGGTAGCGCTCGAACTCGCCGGTGGTGGTGGTCGAAGCGCCGGTCGACTGAACGCCCCATTGCGGATGGGCATACACGGGGGCGGCCGGAGCGTGCTCCGGGCGCACCTTGGACCAATCGCACTCCAGCTCCTCGGCGATCATCATGGCGAGACCGGTCCAGATGCCCTGCCCCATTTCGGAGTGGGCAATGACCACCGCCACCGTATCGTCGGCCCCGATCCGCAAAAAAGCATTGGCCGGCGGCATGGGCAGCGGCTTGGCGATGGCGGCGCGCGCGAGCTCGGGCACGTGGAACGTGATCACCAAGCCTGCCGCCGCGGCGCTCGTCGCCTGCAGGAACCCGCGCCGTGAGAGCTCGCGTTCGGACATCACCGGACACCTCGTTTCAGCTTCGACGCCAAGTGAATCGCCTCACGCACGCGAACGTAGGTGCCGCAACGACAGACGTTCCCGGACAGGGCCACATCGATGTCGGCGTCGGTCGGATTGGGATTTTTCTCGAGGAGGGCGGCGGCGGTCATAATTTGACCGGATTGGCAATAGCCGCACTGCACCACGTCGGCCTCCGCCCACGCGCGCTGCACGGGGTGCGAGCCATCGCTCGAGAGCCCCTCGATGGTGGTGACCTTGCGCGCGCCGACCGATGATACGGGCATCACGCACGAGCGCACCGGTTTGCCATCGAGGTGCACCGTACACGCGCCGCACTGGGCCATGCCGCACCCGAACTTGGTGCCGGGGAGGCCCGCGAGCTCCCGCAGCACCCACAGGAGCGGCATGTCGGGCGGAGCATCGATTTCGCGAATGGATCCGTTGATATCAATCTTCATCGTTGTGCTTTTTTCATCGGTGGACGAGGCCAAGCGAGGGCGGCCGCATGCCGGTCAACGAGCCATGTAGCTTCGATTCACGGTCAGGTAAATCTCGAAAAGTCCGAGTTGCTTGCCCAATCCTCCAAACGCCCGCCGCTCCAGGAGGATCTCGGCATTGACAAGAGCTCGACTTTCAAAGCCGAGGGACGAGCACTACGATTGAAGGGTCGACCGAAGCCCACGCCCGTGGCCCGCAGAGAGCACGTCCCCATGCCGCCCGATACACTCGCCGAAGCCATCACCCGCTACATGGACCGCCACCCCAGCACGGACGGCTTCTGCTCCACGGAACTCGAAGCGATGGCGTTCTCGCGCTCGGATCGACCGACATCACCGCTGCCGACCCTTTATCGGGTGGCCCTGCTCTGCATCGTCGTTCAGGGCGCGAAGCGCGTGATGCTCGGCACCGAGGCCTTCGACTATGACTCCATGCAGTACGTGGCGCCGTGCATGGACCTGCCCATGGTGGCCAACGTCACCCGCGCCACGGCCCGCGAGCCCTTTCTCGCGCTCAAGTTGGAGCTCGACATCGACATCCTCCGCGAGCTCATCGACCAACTCGACGGGCCGCCCGACCTGAAGCCCGACGATCCCCCAACCTCCGCCGACCCGCCCTTGGGGCTCTTCGTCGGCAACCTCCAAGCGCCCGCCGTCGATTGCATCCTTCGCCTCGTGCGGCTCTTGGAAACGCCAAAGGCCATCCCCGTGCTTCACCCGCTCATCGTGCGCGAGATGTACTACTGGCTGCTGACCGGCCCCGACGGCCCCGCCATCCGCCGGCTCGCCACGCGAAGCGCCCGCGCAAAGCGCATCGCCAAAGCCATCCGGATCCTGCGCGGCGATCTCAAAAGCCCGATTCGCATCGAGCGGCTCGCGGGCATCGCAGGCATGAGCGAATCGTCGTTCCACGCGCACTTCAAGGCGCTCACCACATTGAGCCCCTTGCAGTACCAGAAACAGCTGCGGCTCTTGGAGGCCCGGCGCCTGATCCTCACCCACGTGGCCAATGCCTCGGAGGCGGCGCACCAAGTCGGTTATGCGAGCCCCTCCCAGTTCAGCCGAGAATATGCGCGCATGTTCGGCTATCCACCGAGCCAGGAGCTCGGCGCGCGGCTGATCGGATGGCTCGCGATCGCGCCACCCGCGAGCTCGGCGCGGAGCATCAAAAGGAACCTCGAACACCAAACCGGAACTGCCTCGGCTCCTGATAGAAGGTCGCATGACCAAAATTCGGATTGACCAGTTCCGGTGTGAGCGGTTCGCCAGTAGACGCTCTCACCTTACCAGGCAAATCGGATCTCGTCCCCTTGGGGACCGGTCTCACGTCACTCGACGTATAGCGCTCGTCTCGACCGAGCGCGCCATGCACGTCGAGCAGGTTGAAGACATCGAGAACGAGCGCGACGGTCACTCCACTCTCGAACCGCCAGCTCCAGCCGACGTGGGTGCCAACATTCGCGCTCCACGGCAGGCGCTCTCCCGCACCACTTGGAAGGATAAACACGGAATCGGGTCCGTAAAGAGGATGAGCTCCACGAAAGCTCGTAGGACCTCCCGAGCGCAATTGGAAAGACACGCCGATCTGCGCAGTCGCCTCCCGTGTCACCTCGAAGTCTTTGGCGCCGTAAACTTTGAAGCTATGACGCCGATCGCCAGGAAGATCGCCGTTGGCGTTGACGAGGAGAGATTTTAGATCGAACGACGTCCCCGCATGTGGCTCGAGCCGACCTGTATACGGTTGATAGTATCCGGAAACATTTCCCCGAAGCCAGGACAACGTATAGCTCGTCTGAGCCAGCCAACCATCGCCAAACGACTTGATGAAGTAGAGCGTGCCGGCGTCGTAATCACGGCGCGCTTCCGGAAAGCTCTTGGCGATACCTCGCCCCGGATTGCCGATGAAGTACGTTGCGCCTTCGTCGCCGCTCATATCCTCGATGACCGTATTCAACCATCGCCGGACATAGCTGACGCCGATACGGCCGCTTCTGAAAAGCTCGTACTCGGCCCCGGCGCCGATCTCGCTCACCGATTGCGGGCGGAGGTCCGGATCGACCATCGGCTTGCCGGCGAAGGCGGGCACGTTGCCGCGATCCGGGATCCCCGAACCCAGCGCGCCACCCTGCGCGGGATACGTGAGAAGCGAGGCCGTACCTCCGGGTTGCGGCCTGCGCCTGGCGCTGGTGCTCGGAGCCATCCTGCTGGCGAGGTCGAGCGGCACGCTCTCGGCGTAACGCCCATAGCTGACGAAAAGCTTCGTCCGCCCCGTCTGCAGCGGGTCCACGACGAGGCCGATTCGAGGAGACACTTGATTCGGAGCGCTCAGCACGAGCTTTCCACCGTCATCGATGATGAACTGATTATCGTATCGGACGCCGATGTTGGCGGTTATCCCATCGCCTATCGCCCAACTATCCTGAATGAAACCGCCCACGCTGATCCCGTGCGTACGCGCGACGTGGCGGTCGAGGTATACGGCACGATCCGGGCTCGTCAAATAGCCCGTGCTCGTGACGGTGTGGGTCTGGTCCGACGATGATTCCGAGCTGCTCTCCCCTCCCGAAATCCCCTCGCTGGCCCAAGACGTCGCCCACTCGAGCTCCGAGCCGAATTTCATCACGTGGCGCCCGGCGGCGCGGGCCAAGATGGTGACGACACTCTTGAGCGCGTAGGTGTCCAATACGTGGACGCGGATTGCTCCCGGCCCGCCCGTACGGTACTGGGGGACGGGACAAATAGCACCTCGCGTCGTGCCCGCGGGTTCGCAAGCCGATACCTGCTCGAAGTCGTTGATTCCGCGGACGCTCGGCCTCCGGTAATTAATCGCAGGCACACCGGCATAGCCGACCCCGCTGCCGACACCAAAACCATCCGCCCCGAGAGTGCTGCCGCGTTGATGATGCCAGCCCAGGGTCATGTCGAGGATCTTCGACTTATCGTCGGACGTAGACGTCCACTTCAAGACCGTATCGTACGCGCTCGATCGGCGCTCGTGCGCCAATGCGCCGTACGTGCCGGTCAGGTTGTACTCTCCAACTGCGCTCTCGGTGAGGCCGGTATCAGGATTGACGGAATAATCACCGCCCCCGCCCGACTCCGTCGGTGTGGCCGCGAGCGTGAACGAGAGCTTGTTGCGCGGGTCGATACGCCAATCCAATTTCAAGAAGAGCTGATAGGAGCGAAACGAAGCATGATACCGACGCCGCGCCTCGATGACCTCCGACGGAGCGTGTTCCGCGCCGGGCGCGCTCTTGTAGATCGAACGATCGAGATTGTAAATCGCACGAGAGAGGCCAAAACCGGCGTAGTACCAAAGCACGTCCTTGGAGATCGGGCCGCTTCGATCGAAGCCGAGATCATATATGTTCGCCAAAGAACGACGCGTCTGAATCGCTGTTCCAGCGAAGTATGGATACTCGCGGTCCCCTTCCAGCGCGCCGGGTGTCCAGTTCGCCCAAATGGATGCATGATTTTCGTTGCTGCCGGACTTGGTCACCACGCTCAGGATTCCGCCGGTCGAGCGACCATACTCCGGCATGTAGCCGCTGGAGAGGACATTTGCTTCTTTTACGAACTCGATCGTGAGAGGCGATCCATTCGTCCCATATCGAGGGTTGTTGACGCGCAGCCCGTCGATGATGTAGGCATTTTCTGGCGACGTCGCGCCGGAAATCGACGTACCGTACGAGTCGGCGAACGCGCCTGGGGCAGCCTCGGCCGCCGCCTCGAACGTGCGCTGCGGGCCTCCTCGCGCGCCGGGGTTCGTAATGGGAATACGTGATACGAAGTCACCATCGATGTTCGCTCCGAGGCTCGTGGATTCGGCGCCGGCCGATGGCGAGCGCGCGGCGACGACGACCTCGCCGCCTTCGAGCCCCTCGGGAAGGAGGTCGACGTCGAGGCGAATCGTCACGTCCGAGCGAAGTCGAATTTGCTCGCGCCGGAGCAGCTTGTATCCGTCTTTGCCGAAGTGAAGTGTATATACGCCCGGCGGTAGCGAAGGGATGCGATAGCTCCCCGTGTCGTCCGCCCGAACCGTCTGCGCGCCTCGGAGCGCGGGCGAGGAGATGGTCACGACGGCATCCGCGACGCCGCGCTTCGACGCCGCATCCGAGATTCTTCCGGTGAGCGCGGCCGCCCCCTGCTGTGCCCGAGCCGGCGCCGTCGCCGTACTTGCCAGGGCCACGAGCAGCGCGCCATACGCCCGCCGTGACACCCCCGAAACGAGCCCGTGAGTCATCGGCGCGAAGCTGCGAGCTCGCACGCCTACTCGGCCTCTCTCGTACAATGCAGCACCGTGCTGCGCTCACGGGCCTTTCGCGCCGAGACGCTCCGCGGTTCATGACCCCAGCGCTGCTGAACCACCGCGTAGGCGGCGCACGCTCCCGGCAGGTCCCCCTGCCGCTCCAGCGCCGTTCCGAGGTCGAGGTTTGCCCATACATGCTCGAGCGGTCCGGCAATTATATCACAATTACTCGCTGCACGCCGCAACACGGGAAGAGCTCTCTCGACCTCGCCCGCGAATAGGTACACGCGACCTACGATCCAATCGAAGTCGACGCCGCTCCACATTTCGGATACGGTGTCTCGATAATCGTCGTACACGTGCACGGCATTCACGAAATCGCTAGCCGTCTTGGCCGCGAGCGCGTGCGTATACTCCCACTCCTCCTTCGTTCGATGGTAGTCCTTGCTGGTGGCCTCCTGCTCTACCCACCGTCGTCTGTGTTCTGCGAACGCTGCTGGGGACAGGTCTCCCAAAAGATACTGTGCTCTGCGCGAAAGCATTTCTCCCTGCATGATGTTCGACACCACCGAGCTGCCGAGCCGCTCGAGATATCGATCCGCCAAATTACGCGCCCGGCTCGTATCTTTCGTCTCCATGGCAATATTGATCTGAATCGATGTCAAGTATTCGTAGGTTTCTCCGTTAGCCGGCTCGGCCTTCATCTCCTCCAGCGCGCGTTGCGCACGGTCGAACTCTCCCGCCAAAATAGCGATATGTGCGAGCTCGTCTTTATCCATATTGGGGCGCTTTGCGCGCGCACTCGCGAGCGTGCCACCGCGACGGATCGCCACCCCTGCGAGTGCGCGCGACCAGTACACGGGAATACGTGGAAACTTTGCCAGCGCATCTCCATACTGCTCCGCCTCCTCACATCGCCCCGCTCGGACTGCATCGAATAGAAGCCAGCCGAGGCAACGGTCTGCTCTAGGGGACTCATGGATGCATCGTTTCATGGAATCGCGGGCTCGGTCGATGTTGCCAAGCATCGAATCTACCAAATACTTTCTATACTGCGCGATTACGAGCGAGGGATCATTTTGCAAGAACGAGTCGCACACATGAACGGCTTTTGTATATTCCCCCATCGTCATGTACACACTGGTTAGGGCATCGGCGATGAGCCAGTCGGAAGGAAAACGGGCTCGCGCGGCGAGTAGGCCGAGCTCGGTCCCGGCTAGGTATCGAGGAACGACCACGGCATCCGCATACGCATCGAGTAGCGCACGATCCCGTAGCCCGAGTCGTGTGCGGTGAACCATGGCTGCCCGATAGTGACCTGTTGCGATCGTGTCGCCTTGTCCCATATACAAAATGGCAATGTACAGGTGGGCCGCGGCCGAGTCCGGATCGAGCTCGAGCGCCCTTCGAAAACGATCCCTGGCTTCCAACATCGAAGCATCGTGCCAAGCCCGAAGTCCATCCTCGAGGAGCTTCGTCACTTCGAGATTTCCGGCAGCGGCCATCTTTTCGTCCACGTCCGTTGCGGCAGGAGCCCCCGCCGACGTCTCCCGCCGATTGGGCTCGGAGCCGAACGCGGGCGCCGCAGCCTTTGGTGGCCGGCGTCCGAATGCCACCCCGATCGTGACCGCGAGCACGACGAGGGCGGGCCAAATGTAACGGCGTCGAGCGGCCCACTTTCGTTTCGTGCGAGCTACGCGATGGGATGAGGTCTCACTCGGCGACGGTTCATCGAGCCGGTCTGTCGTGGTCGAGGGGATTTTTTCCGCGGCATCGCGCGCGAATGCGACTTCGAGGGCGAGCAATGCTTCGAGCAGCTCGTCGGCCGTACCGAAGCGGTCGGAGGTTCGCTTGTTCATCGCGCGCTGTAAAATGTGCTCCACCTCGAGGGGCAAATCGGGTCGGAGGCTGCGGGCGGACGGCGCTCGATCTCGAGAGAGCACCGCATTTCGCACCTCCGAAGGATTCCCTCTCCCAAATGGTGAAACATCGGTGAGCATCTCGAAGAGCATGACGCCGGCCGCCCAGATGTCGGTTCGCGAGTCTTGAGGCTCACCCTTCCATTGCTCCGGAGCCATGTACCGGGGTGTCCCCGAAAACTCCCATCTTGGCGCGTCGGCGTCCGTGCTCATGGTCGCAATGCCGAAGTCGAGGATCTTCGCAGCCCCGTTCTTGCCGATGATCACATTGCTTGGTTTCAAATCGCGGTGCACGATTCCCGCGCGATGTGCTTCGGAGAGCCCCCTTGCGATATCCGTCATGATTTCGACCGCGCGCCCGAGCGCGATGCGCTCCTCGCGCAATATCAGGTTGAGCGGGCTACCCTCGATGTACTCCATCACGAGAAACGGCAGTCCCTTGTCGACGCCCATATCGAAGAGGCGCACGATGTTCTCATGGCTTAGGCGTGCGCAAGCTTGCGCCTCGAATCGAATGCGCTCCAGCGCTTCGCTGGTCGTAAGCGCGGCGTTGGTGAGAAACTTGATAGCCACCAGCCGATCGAGGAGCGTGTCGCGCGCAAGGAATACGACGGCCATGCCACCATCGCCCAAACGGCGGACGAGCTCGAACCTCCGGCCATCCGCGCCACCGACATGCTGTCCCGCGCTCGGATGGTGACTTCGCACCTCGCCCGCGGACGCGAGCGTCGGGTCAAGGACCGCGGGCGGGTGTTTCACACTGTCCGTGCGTGTGTGCGGTAATCGGTCGAACGTCTGGCGGGCCTCTTCCTTTTCGGAGCCCGCGCTCTCGCGACTACGCTCCTCGGAGTTCGAGATCCCCGGGCTCTTCTTGGTTTCCATTGGCGGGTTTCGTTCGGAAGCGCCTACGCACACGGCACTCGCGGCCGTAGTCAGAGGAACATTCTAGCCATGTCGATGAGCCGTACGATGGCGGATGTCATCTTCGGCAACAAGGGATCCGTAGCGCCGGGATCCGTCGAGCTGGAACGGTATGGCAATCGGTGACCAATGGCTCCAATCGATGTCTACGCGACAACAATTGAAAGGCCATCCCGTCGAACAAATTTGGAATCCGTGCGAGCGAACAGCATGACACCGGGCGAGTGCCTGCGATCGGGCGTCCAAGATCGCGCGTTCCGGCTCGAGCCTAGGTACGCCGCGGCGCGGAACCTTCAAGGTCGGCATCTTGCGCCGCTCGGCCGCTCGGATGAAGCGCGCATCGAGCCGCGCGGGCATTCACGCATAGGGCTGTTGCGTTACTCGGGCGCTTCGGGCGGTGCGAAAGCAGAATGGCTTCCACGGTACTTCCATATTCTATGGACGATGCACCACGCGGATTGAAGCGACACGTTCAGATGCACTCCGGCTTGTACGTCTTTTTCGTTCCCTCGAAGTAAAACGGAGGATCGCACGACACGGGCGCGCTCGAGGCGCTCGCCGGTGACGAGGCGGGCGCGCGTTGCGGCTTTGCGGGCGGGCGATGGGGGCGCGCCGGAACGGCGGCGGCGGCCGTATTCTTTACGGATGGCGGTGAAGACGTGGGCGTGGACGCAGATGCGGACGTGGACGCAGATGCAGGCGTTTGCCCCGATGCGGATGCCGACGCGGACACCGCGGGAGCGGCCGATGGGGGCGGCGATTTGACGGCGGGTGGAGCCTTGGCGAGGGGCGCCTTGACGGGGGCGGGTACGGGCTCGAGGGAGACGTTGGCCGTCACGTAGGGGCGAACGAGCACATAGGCCAACGCCAATGCGACGGTGAACGCGAGGATCCGCAACCAGGGGCGCCGGGGTGGGAGAACGGATGGCGCGAGCTCGGTGGCGGCGGTGCCGCTGGGGAGCATGCGGAGGCGCATGCGCGGTTTGCTGTCGACGGCG contains these protein-coding regions:
- a CDS encoding TonB-dependent receptor encodes the protein MVTKSGSNENHASIWANWTPGALEGDREYPYFAGTAIQTRRSLANIYDLGFDRSGPISKDVLWYYAGFGLSRAIYNLDRSIYKSAPGAEHAPSEVIEARRRYHASFRSYQLFLKLDWRIDPRNKLSFTLAATPTESGGGGDYSVNPDTGLTESAVGEYNLTGTYGALAHERRSSAYDTVLKWTSTSDDKSKILDMTLGWHHQRGSTLGADGFGVGSGVGYAGVPAINYRRPSVRGINDFEQVSACEPAGTTRGAICPVPQYRTGGPGAIRVHVLDTYALKSVVTILARAAGRHVMKFGSELEWATSWASEGISGGESSSESSSDQTHTVTSTGYLTSPDRAVYLDRHVARTHGISVGGFIQDSWAIGDGITANIGVRYDNQFIIDDGGKLVLSAPNQVSPRIGLVVDPLQTGRTKLFVSYGRYAESVPLDLASRMAPSTSARRRPQPGGTASLLTYPAQGGALGSGIPDRGNVPAFAGKPMVDPDLRPQSVSEIGAGAEYELFRSGRIGVSYVRRWLNTVIEDMSGDEGATYFIGNPGRGIAKSFPEARRDYDAGTLYFIKSFGDGWLAQTSYTLSWLRGNVSGYYQPYTGRLEPHAGTSFDLKSLLVNANGDLPGDRRHSFKVYGAKDFEVTREATAQIGVSFQLRSGGPTSFRGAHPLYGPDSVFILPSGAGERLPWSANVGTHVGWSWRFESGVTVALVLDVFNLLDVHGALGRDERYTSSDVRPVPKGTRSDLPGKVRASTGEPLTPELVNPNFGHATFYQEPRQFRFGVRGSF
- a CDS encoding xanthine dehydrogenase family protein molybdopterin-binding subunit encodes the protein MSERELSRRGFLQATSAAAAGLVITFHVPELARAAIAKPLPMPPANAFLRIGADDTVAVVIAHSEMGQGIWTGLAMMIAEELECDWSKVRPEHAPAAPVYAHPQWGVQSTGASTTTTGEFERYRTVGAIAKDMLVRAAAARWKVAPASCKVANGVITHGAHSFTFGQLAEEAMRLSPPASVKLKDPKDWKLLGTPVRRLDTPEKITGKAVFGMDIAFAGLRTAVVARPPAFGAKLVSFDGAAALRVPGVEKVVRIPNGVAVVAKHFWAAKTGRDALVCEWGKPEGGGVTSRALLADYRAQARKPGAIVVEAGKVDAALAGATSRHEVYYEFPYLAHAPMEPLNCTVKIDGDRCEIWTGTQGQTLDQNAAARILGIAPDKVQIHTPFLGGGFGRRGVPTSDFVSEAVHVAKAAGVPVKVVWTREDDIRGGYYRPAYVHRVQVGLDAKGMPVAWDHVIVGQSILAGTMLEPKNGLDHTSFEGVDASPYLEGLRAKRVSLHSPKTSVPVLWWRSVGATHTAFALESLVDELAHAAGQDPLAYRLALLRPKPRFAAVLQLAADKAGWGTALPAGRARGLAVHESFGSIIAQVVEISIADHRIQVHQVTCAVDCGTVINPLAVEAQVQGSIAFGLTAALHGELTLVEGRVQESNFHDYPPLRMFEMPKVSVHVVPSDARGRAMGGIGEPATAPIAPAVANAVFALTKQRLRKLPLRLASESLASEMPKP
- a CDS encoding protein kinase, which translates into the protein METKKSPGISNSEERSRESAGSEKEEARQTFDRLPHTRTDSVKHPPAVLDPTLASAGEVRSHHPSAGQHVGGADGRRFELVRRLGDGGMAVVFLARDTLLDRLVAIKFLTNAALTTSEALERIRFEAQACARLSHENIVRLFDMGVDKGLPFLVMEYIEGSPLNLILREERIALGRAVEIMTDIARGLSEAHRAGIVHRDLKPSNVIIGKNGAAKILDFGIATMSTDADAPRWEFSGTPRYMAPEQWKGEPQDSRTDIWAAGVMLFEMLTDVSPFGRGNPSEVRNAVLSRDRAPSARSLRPDLPLEVEHILQRAMNKRTSDRFGTADELLEALLALEVAFARDAAEKIPSTTTDRLDEPSPSETSSHRVARTKRKWAARRRYIWPALVVLAVTIGVAFGRRPPKAAAPAFGSEPNRRETSAGAPAATDVDEKMAAAGNLEVTKLLEDGLRAWHDASMLEARDRFRRALELDPDSAAAHLYIAILYMGQGDTIATGHYRAAMVHRTRLGLRDRALLDAYADAVVVPRYLAGTELGLLAARARFPSDWLIADALTSVYMTMGEYTKAVHVCDSFLQNDPSLVIAQYRKYLVDSMLGNIDRARDSMKRCIHESPRADRCLGWLLFDAVRAGRCEEAEQYGDALAKFPRIPVYWSRALAGVAIRRGGTLASARAKRPNMDKDELAHIAILAGEFDRAQRALEEMKAEPANGETYEYLTSIQINIAMETKDTSRARNLADRYLERLGSSVVSNIMQGEMLSRRAQYLLGDLSPAAFAEHRRRWVEQEATSKDYHRTKEEWEYTHALAAKTASDFVNAVHVYDDYRDTVSEMWSGVDFDWIVGRVYLFAGEVERALPVLRRAASNCDIIAGPLEHVWANLDLGTALERQGDLPGACAAYAVVQQRWGHEPRSVSARKARERSTVLHCTREAE
- a CDS encoding AraC family transcriptional regulator, translating into MPPDTLAEAITRYMDRHPSTDGFCSTELEAMAFSRSDRPTSPLPTLYRVALLCIVVQGAKRVMLGTEAFDYDSMQYVAPCMDLPMVANVTRATAREPFLALKLELDIDILRELIDQLDGPPDLKPDDPPTSADPPLGLFVGNLQAPAVDCILRLVRLLETPKAIPVLHPLIVREMYYWLLTGPDGPAIRRLATRSARAKRIAKAIRILRGDLKSPIRIERLAGIAGMSESSFHAHFKALTTLSPLQYQKQLRLLEARRLILTHVANASEAAHQVGYASPSQFSREYARMFGYPPSQELGARLIGWLAIAPPASSARSIKRNLEHQTGTASAPDRRSHDQNSD
- a CDS encoding (2Fe-2S)-binding protein, whose product is MKIDINGSIREIDAPPDMPLLWVLRELAGLPGTKFGCGMAQCGACTVHLDGKPVRSCVMPVSSVGARKVTTIEGLSSDGSHPVQRAWAEADVVQCGYCQSGQIMTAAALLEKNPNPTDADIDVALSGNVCRCGTYVRVREAIHLASKLKRGVR